Proteins from a genomic interval of Paracholeplasma manati:
- a CDS encoding ankyrin repeat domain-containing protein, whose amino-acid sequence MNKILKVVISLILISSVIYLSIIGYRHYDYNQGYAQALIRAIHDFDDEALNKLLENPKNIDSTPSLRILINDSSNANPLEEAAFIGNYNAVVALVEAGANVNFINPTTDFTPLLNALYSNKPDQILIANYLIDHGADVHYSTNSNGSISVLEESINYYGIDMEESYSLFLRLISLGCDPYVRTGLGNIFLKSALEKNKLVMVYLLENEMFDINGVGYKGYSALMLLSLRDIDELTIEMVNILLTYGADKTLVSEEGLTAYDYALKTGNTELIELLRFE is encoded by the coding sequence ATGAATAAAATACTGAAAGTGGTTATATCTTTAATACTAATATCCTCTGTTATTTATTTAAGTATCATTGGTTACCGACATTATGACTATAATCAAGGATATGCACAAGCACTAATTAGAGCGATTCATGATTTTGATGATGAAGCATTGAACAAACTACTTGAAAACCCTAAAAACATTGATTCAACACCAAGTCTACGCATATTAATTAACGATAGTTCTAATGCTAATCCTCTAGAAGAAGCAGCCTTTATTGGAAACTATAACGCAGTAGTCGCTTTAGTAGAAGCTGGAGCGAATGTCAATTTCATAAATCCAACTACTGATTTTACGCCTTTATTGAATGCACTATATTCTAATAAACCAGACCAAATCCTTATAGCGAACTATCTAATAGACCACGGCGCAGATGTGCATTATTCAACAAACTCAAACGGTAGTATAAGTGTACTCGAAGAGTCTATTAATTACTATGGCATAGACATGGAAGAAAGTTACTCATTATTTTTAAGATTAATCAGTCTTGGCTGTGATCCATATGTAAGAACTGGATTGGGAAACATCTTTTTGAAATCAGCATTAGAAAAGAATAAACTAGTTATGGTTTACTTGCTTGAAAATGAAATGTTTGATATCAATGGTGTGGGTTATAAAGGGTACTCAGCGCTAATGTTACTTTCTTTAAGAGATATTGATGAACTTACAATAGAAATGGTTAACATCTTGTTAACTTATGGTGCTGATAAAACACTAGTTAGTGAAGAAGGTTTGACAGCCTATGACTATGCATTGAAAACAGGTAATACTGAATTGATTGAACTATTAAGATTCGAATAA
- the mgtE gene encoding magnesium transporter — translation MLDFKTLSIDEQKLYLETLHDYDLKELYESLDEDAQETLFGLLDDTQKADLLSYLDVDDAAQIVETLDAEETADILNEMDPDDAMDIINELEEETTQEFMDKLEPELKEDIISLRSYEDFETGSIMNTDFITLTTDLDVKEAMKKLIAEAPEVETISTLFVVDKHDTFLGIVPLKKLIKAKSPCDIESLYEPALFVLDTDDKEETATLIQEEGINILPVLDENHILKGIVTVDDAIDTYEDEMIEDFQKMTALREEHTDSTFFSALKRLPWLVVLLLLALPIANLALQFEGVLKDYTIIIILQPLILSMIGNAGTQTLTFSLIMIADKEPANVVKRNIFYEVSSAALSGVLLSIISFVVTILFIILNPSLSEDPIIFASIVGLSVLLSLIIGTFFSAIIPVLINKTGLDPASASGPLLTTVIDITTILTYYGIATLMIGVLL, via the coding sequence ATGTTAGATTTTAAAACACTGTCAATCGATGAACAAAAATTATATCTAGAAACACTTCATGATTATGACCTGAAAGAACTTTATGAATCCTTGGATGAAGATGCTCAAGAAACCTTATTTGGCTTATTAGATGATACCCAAAAAGCAGATTTATTGTCTTATCTTGATGTTGATGACGCAGCTCAAATTGTTGAAACTTTAGATGCTGAAGAAACGGCAGACATCTTAAATGAGATGGATCCCGATGACGCGATGGACATCATCAATGAACTCGAAGAAGAAACCACCCAAGAGTTCATGGATAAACTTGAACCTGAGCTCAAAGAAGACATCATCTCATTAAGGTCTTACGAAGACTTTGAAACCGGTTCAATCATGAATACCGATTTCATCACACTAACGACCGATTTGGATGTCAAGGAAGCGATGAAGAAACTCATCGCTGAAGCCCCTGAAGTTGAAACGATTTCGACCCTTTTTGTGGTCGATAAACACGATACCTTTTTGGGTATTGTGCCTTTAAAGAAACTCATCAAAGCGAAATCGCCTTGTGATATCGAATCCTTATATGAACCAGCCCTCTTTGTTCTAGATACCGATGACAAAGAAGAAACCGCGACCCTCATCCAAGAAGAAGGGATTAACATCTTACCAGTTTTGGATGAAAACCACATCTTAAAAGGCATCGTTACCGTCGATGACGCGATCGATACCTATGAAGATGAAATGATTGAAGACTTCCAAAAAATGACAGCATTAAGGGAAGAACATACCGATTCTACATTCTTTAGTGCATTGAAACGTTTGCCCTGGTTGGTGGTATTGTTATTATTGGCCTTACCCATCGCTAATCTAGCCTTACAATTTGAGGGGGTCTTAAAAGACTATACCATCATCATCATTTTACAACCCCTCATCCTATCGATGATTGGGAATGCGGGGACACAGACCTTAACCTTTAGCTTAATCATGATTGCGGATAAAGAACCAGCAAATGTTGTGAAACGCAATATATTTTATGAAGTGTCATCCGCTGCTTTGTCTGGGGTATTGCTTTCAATCATTTCTTTTGTCGTCACCATTTTATTCATTATCTTAAACCCAAGTTTATCTGAAGACCCGATCATTTTCGCAAGCATCGTGGGCTTAAGTGTATTGTTGTCTTTAATCATTGGAACATTCTTCTCAGCGATCATCCCGGTATTGATTAACAAGACTGGATTGGATCCAGCCAGTGCTTCAGGACCCTTATTAACCACCGTGATTGACATCACAACCATATTAACTTATTACGGGATCGCTACCCTCATGATTGGGGTGTTATTATGA
- a CDS encoding magnesium transporter — MKLREVMNTHILTLSPTMDVKDAMKKVVKQSNDDTLIDILYVTDQDQLVGVVDLKELIIARSPITIEAIMRKNYHFVFEDEPVSKAIDTVQKYDRNMIPILSKTKTLLGVITAEMALDLLAEETLEDYHKLASLNEYDVHSKPLSRSKKRLPWLLILLALSLITASVLSFFETTLQTVIILVLFQPMILDSAGNISTQSLAKAILVINDDPDADMKPFIIKELLIGLMNSTFLALVGFTFSYLFLWVFQNNVDIKVSFTVGLALFVALLVGAVTGAFVPMILRKMKIDPSVASGPFMTTLNDVISLTIYFSLATLILL; from the coding sequence ATGAAACTAAGAGAAGTCATGAATACCCACATCCTTACTTTAAGTCCAACGATGGATGTGAAGGATGCGATGAAGAAGGTTGTCAAACAATCCAATGATGACACATTGATTGATATCTTATATGTCACCGATCAAGACCAATTGGTTGGGGTTGTGGACTTAAAAGAATTGATCATTGCGAGAAGTCCAATCACAATTGAGGCAATCATGCGTAAAAACTATCATTTTGTCTTTGAAGATGAACCAGTTTCAAAGGCCATCGATACCGTTCAAAAGTATGACCGAAACATGATTCCAATCTTATCCAAAACCAAAACATTATTGGGTGTCATCACTGCGGAAATGGCTTTAGATTTACTCGCTGAAGAAACCTTAGAAGACTACCATAAACTCGCATCCTTAAACGAATACGATGTGCATTCAAAGCCATTGAGTAGAAGTAAAAAACGATTACCTTGGTTATTGATATTGCTTGCGTTATCCCTCATTACGGCTTCGGTGTTATCATTCTTTGAAACCACCCTTCAAACCGTCATCATCTTGGTTTTATTTCAACCGATGATTTTAGATTCCGCCGGTAACATTTCCACCCAATCGCTTGCGAAAGCCATCCTTGTCATCAACGATGACCCGGATGCGGATATGAAGCCATTCATCATCAAAGAGTTACTCATTGGTTTGATGAATAGTACGTTCTTGGCGTTGGTTGGGTTTACGTTCAGCTATCTATTCTTGTGGGTATTCCAAAACAACGTAGACATTAAAGTCAGTTTCACCGTAGGTTTGGCTTTATTTGTGGCTTTATTGGTCGGTGCCGTCACAGGGGCATTTGTACCAATGATTTTAAGAAAAATGAAGATTGACCCATCGGTTGCGTCAGGACCATTTATGACCACACTCAATGACGTCATCTCACTCACGATTTACTTTTCTCTCGCAACCCTCATTCTATTATAA
- a CDS encoding carboxypeptidase M32, giving the protein MNHLDVYLASRKQKLAYQYALWLLSWDQETETPNDAMQYRSDQIEVLSTLAYEVEMDPKRIEAIDFLALNPETLTEELKVEIKRVKKDLDQLRKIPKQDYIDFQVLLSQAGHIWSNAKKNNDFASYLPTLEKVISYQKKLVKYLSTDTVKGYDVLLDMYEPGMTVVDYDHFFNTLKTDLVPFVMKAAKVKQSLSKKLTKGHFSKDQQIAFNTYLLDVFKYDQNKGVLKQSAHPFTSGVASVDTRITTAYHEDDVRSAIFSTIHEMGHAIYEQQVKPEYDYTELKGGVSMGIHESQSRFYENMIGRSEAFWDTHYDKLVETFPKALKGVSKQAFILYINQVKRDFIRVEADELTYSLHVMVRYEIEKQLFNGKLQAKDLPKVWNKLYKKYLGLTPKTDTEGVLQDIHWAFGSFGYFPTYALGSAISAQIYHRMNQDLNIEQVVKDNEIIKINTWLKEKIHQYGKSIEPKALILQATNEPFNPQYYVNYLKEKYSKILGIEA; this is encoded by the coding sequence ATGAATCATTTAGATGTTTACCTAGCTTCAAGAAAACAAAAATTAGCCTACCAATATGCCTTATGGTTATTGTCGTGGGACCAAGAAACAGAGACACCGAACGATGCGATGCAATACCGAAGCGATCAAATCGAAGTGTTGTCTACCCTCGCTTATGAGGTAGAGATGGATCCGAAACGCATTGAAGCGATTGATTTTTTAGCTCTCAACCCAGAAACCTTAACTGAGGAGTTAAAAGTTGAAATCAAACGTGTGAAGAAGGATTTGGATCAACTCAGAAAAATCCCAAAACAAGATTACATCGATTTCCAAGTCTTGTTATCACAAGCTGGACATATTTGGTCCAATGCGAAAAAGAACAACGATTTTGCTTCTTATTTACCAACCCTTGAAAAAGTCATCAGCTATCAAAAGAAATTAGTCAAATACCTTTCAACCGATACAGTTAAAGGCTATGACGTGCTTTTAGATATGTACGAACCAGGCATGACTGTGGTAGATTATGACCATTTCTTCAACACGTTAAAAACCGATTTGGTACCCTTTGTTATGAAGGCTGCTAAAGTCAAACAATCGTTATCTAAAAAACTCACCAAGGGACATTTTTCTAAAGACCAACAAATCGCGTTTAATACCTATTTACTCGATGTATTTAAATACGATCAAAATAAAGGGGTATTGAAACAAAGTGCCCACCCATTCACGTCTGGGGTCGCGAGTGTCGATACCCGTATCACCACCGCGTACCATGAAGACGATGTGAGAAGTGCGATTTTCTCTACCATCCATGAAATGGGACACGCGATTTATGAACAACAAGTGAAGCCGGAATACGATTATACCGAACTCAAAGGTGGCGTATCGATGGGGATACACGAATCACAGTCCCGTTTCTATGAAAACATGATTGGCCGTAGTGAAGCCTTTTGGGACACCCATTATGACAAACTTGTAGAAACCTTCCCTAAAGCGCTTAAAGGGGTCAGTAAACAAGCATTCATCCTATACATCAACCAAGTCAAACGTGACTTCATCCGAGTTGAAGCCGATGAACTCACCTATAGCTTGCATGTGATGGTTCGTTATGAAATTGAAAAACAACTATTCAATGGTAAACTCCAAGCAAAAGACCTACCTAAAGTATGGAATAAACTTTATAAGAAATATCTCGGGTTAACACCGAAAACAGATACCGAAGGTGTCTTACAAGACATCCACTGGGCATTTGGTTCATTTGGGTATTTCCCAACCTACGCACTCGGTTCAGCGATTTCCGCTCAAATCTATCACCGTATGAATCAGGATTTGAACATTGAACAAGTGGTCAAAGATAATGAAATCATTAAGATCAATACGTGGTTAAAAGAAAAAATTCACCAATATGGTAAATCCATTGAACCAAAAGCACTCATCTTACAGGCCACCAATGAACCATTTAACCCACAATATTATGTGAATTATTTGAAAGAAAAATATTCGAAGATTTTGGGCATCGAAGCCTAG
- a CDS encoding L-serine ammonia-lyase, iron-sulfur-dependent, subunit alpha: protein MQSLRKLYKIGHGPSSSHTMGPGFAAEFVKNKHQNATHYVVTLYNSLALTGKGHLTDTIIEQTLRPKPVTFKFNVDVKFHPNYFVFEVFEHDTLLDTISVRSIGGGDILFDKEENHIEMVYPHQSFDEIKAYCLANNINLYQYVKVFEGVSIDDFLGEIWQQLQSTVEKGLKTEGVLPGDLKVQRKAKTLMDRAKATETEAQKQNRLVSAYAFAASEENGSGGIIVTAPTCGASGVLPAVLYYMKHHQGISDQKIIESLAVAGIIGNIIKTNATISGAVGGCQAEVGSACSMTAAAHAYLSELEIEQIEYAAEIAMEHHLGLTCDPIDGYVQIPCIERNAVAGIRAINASGLSGFLSDTRKISFDMIVHTMYQTGLDMHPKYKETAEAGMAYFYKQKK, encoded by the coding sequence ATGCAATCCCTACGTAAACTATACAAGATTGGCCATGGTCCCTCATCGTCTCATACAATGGGACCCGGATTCGCAGCGGAATTTGTCAAAAACAAGCATCAAAACGCGACCCATTATGTCGTGACCTTATATAACTCCTTAGCCCTAACCGGTAAGGGCCATTTAACCGACACCATCATTGAACAAACCTTAAGACCTAAACCAGTCACGTTTAAATTCAATGTCGATGTTAAATTTCATCCAAACTATTTTGTGTTTGAAGTCTTTGAACATGACACCTTATTAGATACCATTTCTGTGCGTTCTATAGGTGGGGGAGACATCTTATTTGATAAAGAAGAAAACCACATTGAAATGGTTTATCCACACCAATCGTTTGATGAGATTAAAGCGTATTGTTTAGCGAATAACATCAATCTATACCAATATGTGAAAGTTTTTGAAGGCGTATCCATCGATGATTTCTTAGGTGAGATCTGGCAACAACTTCAAAGTACCGTTGAAAAAGGTTTAAAAACCGAAGGCGTTTTACCAGGTGACCTCAAAGTCCAACGTAAAGCGAAAACCTTGATGGACCGCGCGAAAGCCACCGAAACGGAAGCTCAAAAACAAAACCGTTTGGTCTCTGCGTATGCTTTCGCCGCTTCCGAAGAAAATGGGTCTGGTGGGATCATCGTCACCGCACCAACCTGTGGTGCATCCGGTGTCTTACCAGCGGTGTTATATTACATGAAGCACCACCAAGGGATTTCCGATCAAAAAATCATTGAATCCTTAGCGGTAGCTGGCATCATCGGTAATATCATCAAAACCAACGCCACCATTTCAGGGGCGGTCGGTGGGTGTCAAGCCGAAGTGGGTTCAGCGTGTTCTATGACCGCAGCAGCCCATGCGTATTTATCTGAATTAGAAATTGAACAAATCGAATACGCAGCAGAAATCGCGATGGAACACCACTTAGGGTTAACCTGTGATCCGATTGACGGGTATGTTCAAATCCCATGTATCGAAAGAAACGCGGTCGCAGGCATTCGTGCCATCAACGCTTCAGGCTTATCGGGGTTTTTGAGTGATACCAGAAAAATATCGTTTGATATGATCGTCCATACGATGTATCAAACCGGATTAGATATGCATCCAAAATACAAAGAAACGGCCGAAGCTGGGATGGCCTATTTCTACAAACAAAAGAAATGA
- the rlmD gene encoding 23S rRNA (uracil(1939)-C(5))-methyltransferase RlmD yields the protein MNEPIMLTALDLDYQGQGVCRYQDKVVFVKGMLKGETGLVRILKDKKSYFIGELLNLKTRSNQRVDVSNPDDLHYAPLLHLSVPAQLEWQQKITEETFRKIAKMDVSIDPILYDKRDLGYRNKITLHVVKTDRLKIGVFAPQSHRLYPVKQMVLAKNVIQKTLDKLNEIFQIIALQDDTLKHITIRSHQQKVMIIFSTTQKTWIEKDTILAHLNLPFITSIYQNILETDFENMGKDSIRLYGEEAIDIHFGGLKFPVKPGAFFQVNTPVALKMYEKVKTLITGRSVIDAYAGMASIGQFISSAVDQVYAIESNHDAVESALISIENNQINNVEVIENDVALAIEQYLSKVDTIVFDPPRSGLDDTTKALLLEKPVSEIIYVSCDLKTLVRDINTLKTIYRVTSVTPVKMFFHTVETETIVRLEMNK from the coding sequence ATGAACGAACCCATCATGTTAACAGCGCTTGACCTCGATTACCAAGGTCAAGGGGTCTGTCGTTATCAAGATAAAGTGGTATTTGTTAAAGGCATGTTGAAAGGTGAAACCGGTTTGGTTCGCATTTTAAAAGATAAGAAATCGTATTTTATCGGCGAACTCTTAAACCTAAAAACCAGAAGCAACCAACGCGTGGATGTATCCAACCCAGATGACCTACACTACGCGCCCCTGCTACATTTATCCGTACCAGCTCAACTTGAGTGGCAACAAAAAATCACCGAAGAAACGTTCAGAAAGATTGCGAAAATGGATGTGTCAATCGACCCCATCCTCTATGATAAACGAGATTTAGGATACCGTAATAAAATCACATTACATGTGGTTAAAACAGATCGTTTGAAAATTGGGGTATTCGCCCCACAAAGCCATCGTTTATACCCTGTAAAACAGATGGTATTGGCAAAAAATGTGATTCAAAAAACACTGGATAAATTGAACGAAATCTTTCAAATCATCGCTTTACAAGACGATACATTGAAACACATCACCATCCGTAGTCACCAACAAAAAGTGATGATCATTTTCTCAACCACACAAAAAACGTGGATTGAAAAAGACACCATACTTGCGCATTTAAACTTACCATTTATCACCTCCATCTACCAAAATATACTCGAAACAGATTTTGAAAACATGGGCAAAGATTCCATTCGTCTGTATGGAGAAGAAGCGATAGATATCCATTTTGGCGGATTAAAATTCCCTGTGAAACCAGGCGCATTCTTCCAAGTCAATACACCAGTAGCGCTCAAAATGTATGAAAAAGTAAAAACGCTAATCACAGGAAGAAGCGTCATCGATGCGTATGCAGGGATGGCCTCGATTGGACAATTCATTTCATCGGCTGTCGACCAAGTGTACGCGATTGAATCGAACCATGACGCGGTTGAATCAGCGCTGATATCCATTGAAAATAATCAAATTAACAACGTTGAAGTCATTGAAAACGATGTCGCCTTAGCCATCGAACAATATCTGTCAAAAGTCGATACCATCGTGTTTGACCCACCAAGAAGTGGACTAGATGACACCACCAAAGCATTGTTGTTGGAAAAACCTGTATCAGAAATCATTTATGTGTCTTGTGACTTAAAGACTTTAGTTAGAGACATCAACACGTTAAAAACCATATACAGGGTTACTTCAGTGACCCCGGTTAAAATGTTTTTCCATACCGTTGAAACAGAAACAATCGTCAGATTGGAAATGAACAAATAG
- a CDS encoding WG repeat-containing protein, with protein sequence MKKYIAIFILFFLTSLLYGCSKKVTVTIHFNNGEPNQVIDLDEIGYLPVVQTPEKDGYEFLGWYYQSDYQTAYRGERIIKNTHLYAKYSTYALGNESFVRFEQDGKWGLMIPQGKVIIEAIYDDISTFNYGRAMVIKDQTFNYIDENGTVLTSWRPYNPFLYDGIPHFLEDGLSIIFGDDYTSIDFIDRFGVIQIQTNHIGKGDSYFSNGRAIVYKRHGNQIPDTCSYIDLNGHLITDTFYKSCYPYNEGYAYIENDHGYQQLGLNGSMSLETNYVEIYPLYDGVKPVYILNSLSIVKRLNENNHLVYSVVDLDGHVLFTSPTERIISFSEDRILTMDNGELISIYDWNGNLVSKTTYQPATYPAYGYYDGLMVVMNDQNLMGAIDQDGNVIIPFEYEDISRFKGGFSVVKKQGLYGVINTKNEIILGITYHHLKYYDDILIF encoded by the coding sequence ATGAAAAAGTATATCGCTATATTTATCTTATTTTTTCTTACCAGTCTATTGTATGGATGTTCAAAAAAAGTCACAGTTACCATCCATTTTAACAATGGTGAACCTAACCAAGTCATCGACTTAGATGAGATTGGCTATTTGCCTGTGGTACAAACACCTGAAAAAGATGGTTATGAATTCCTAGGATGGTATTATCAATCTGATTATCAAACAGCATATCGAGGTGAACGTATCATCAAGAATACCCACCTCTACGCCAAGTATAGTACGTATGCTTTAGGTAATGAATCTTTCGTTCGATTTGAACAAGATGGTAAATGGGGGTTAATGATCCCACAAGGTAAGGTCATTATTGAAGCCATATACGACGACATCTCAACTTTTAATTATGGTAGAGCCATGGTAATCAAAGATCAAACATTCAACTACATTGATGAGAATGGAACAGTCCTAACCTCATGGAGACCTTATAATCCCTTTTTATATGATGGGATACCGCATTTTCTTGAAGATGGTCTATCGATCATATTTGGTGACGATTATACATCCATCGACTTCATCGACAGATTTGGTGTGATCCAAATCCAGACCAATCATATTGGTAAAGGTGATAGCTACTTCTCTAATGGTCGTGCCATCGTTTACAAACGTCATGGGAATCAAATACCAGATACGTGTTCATATATCGATTTGAATGGGCATTTGATCACCGATACTTTTTACAAATCCTGTTATCCCTATAATGAAGGTTATGCTTATATCGAAAATGATCATGGTTATCAACAACTGGGTTTGAATGGTTCTATGTCGTTAGAAACCAATTATGTTGAAATTTATCCATTATATGATGGTGTTAAACCTGTATACATACTAAACAGTTTGAGTATCGTTAAGCGATTAAATGAAAACAACCATTTGGTTTATAGCGTCGTAGATTTGGATGGGCATGTTCTTTTTACGAGTCCGACAGAACGGATCATTTCATTTTCTGAAGATCGAATCCTTACGATGGACAATGGAGAATTGATTTCCATTTACGATTGGAATGGTAACTTGGTTTCTAAAACCACTTACCAACCAGCAACTTACCCAGCTTATGGGTATTATGATGGACTCATGGTGGTTATGAATGATCAAAACCTCATGGGTGCGATTGATCAAGATGGAAACGTCATCATCCCATTTGAGTATGAAGACATCAGTCGTTTTAAAGGTGGCTTTTCTGTGGTAAAAAAACAAGGTTTATATGGTGTTATTAATACCAAAAACGAAATCATTCTAGGTATCACATATCACCATCTTAAGTATTATGATGATATCTTGATTTTCTAA
- a CDS encoding ABC transporter ATP-binding protein/permease — MLKLQHIKKDYMIAGKPFTALHDINLTFDRSEFVAILGPSGCGKTTLLNLIGGLDQYTSGDLVIENKSTKRFDDRDWDAYRNNKVGFIFQNYNLINHISIIENVELGMTLAGKSLEERRKKAEEVLIRVGLKDQMYKRSAQLSGGQKQRVAIARALANDPEIILADEPTGALDSVTSVQILELIQAISKEKLVIMVTHNQDLADTYATRTIRLLDGNVVSDTKVQSKEIKEDTIYTPKKTSMSYLQAIKLSFNNLRTKLARTLITAFAGSIGIIGVLLVLGVGNGFNKTVSDLERGALVSIPIMINQYSVTFGPPDFNAPEPVSDGFIKPYDSSVPQQAYLNNLSPEFIAYLEANLNPEDYTTIEYEYAIQTLLLQEQNGLYRTVDKGAITFGQTNKPFLNEYFDVMAGSLTVNDPNVYEIFILLNDEYGVDKRVLEAFNLPIDGSVEYTDLIGKTLVSPYYNDYYVADSTTIAGKTIFDENPDLSVAFNNGMVLKVSAVLAPKAENVFTIDDGVYHLDDFNQVLLSNALTSDIGIAQQNSNYYVIEFKAQGQSTRPAGANFFVADLERPLIESFLGVDQKPVSISIYPVSYESKEGIIDVIDAYNKAAAEGDQIIYLDLAETIGSALGSVVNMISIVLVIFAGISLVVSSIMIGIITYVSVIERTQEIGVLRALGARKKDVKRVFNSETFLIGLTAGILGSVITYILSFPINIIVENLNAQMANIMQLSWVHVLSMIAVSISLTFIAGLFPASLAAKKNPVEALRAND; from the coding sequence ATGCTTAAACTACAGCACATTAAAAAGGATTATATGATTGCGGGAAAACCATTCACCGCACTTCATGACATCAACTTAACATTTGATCGTAGCGAATTTGTTGCGATACTGGGGCCATCGGGTTGTGGGAAGACCACATTATTAAACCTGATTGGTGGTTTGGACCAATATACCTCAGGGGATTTAGTCATTGAAAACAAATCCACCAAACGGTTTGATGACCGCGACTGGGATGCGTATCGAAACAATAAAGTCGGGTTTATTTTCCAAAACTATAACCTCATCAACCATATCTCCATCATCGAAAACGTGGAACTTGGGATGACACTGGCGGGCAAATCTCTAGAAGAACGTAGAAAAAAAGCGGAAGAAGTATTGATTCGTGTTGGTCTTAAAGACCAAATGTACAAACGTTCTGCCCAATTATCGGGCGGACAAAAACAAAGGGTTGCGATTGCAAGAGCGTTAGCGAATGACCCAGAAATCATCCTAGCCGATGAACCCACAGGGGCGTTGGATTCGGTCACCTCAGTTCAAATATTGGAACTTATCCAAGCAATTTCCAAAGAAAAACTCGTCATCATGGTGACCCACAATCAAGACCTAGCAGATACCTACGCTACCAGAACCATTCGATTGCTCGATGGTAATGTCGTATCTGATACCAAAGTTCAATCCAAAGAAATTAAAGAAGATACCATCTATACCCCAAAGAAAACATCGATGTCTTATCTACAAGCCATCAAGTTATCTTTTAACAACTTAAGGACCAAACTCGCTAGAACCCTCATCACAGCGTTCGCTGGGTCGATTGGGATCATCGGGGTACTCCTCGTATTAGGGGTGGGTAATGGGTTCAATAAAACCGTCTCTGATTTGGAACGTGGGGCTTTGGTTTCCATCCCAATCATGATCAATCAATACTCAGTAACCTTCGGACCACCAGACTTTAATGCACCTGAACCCGTATCGGATGGCTTCATTAAACCCTATGATTCAAGTGTACCTCAACAAGCTTATTTGAATAATTTATCCCCTGAATTCATTGCCTATCTTGAAGCGAATTTGAATCCTGAGGATTATACGACCATTGAATATGAATACGCCATTCAAACGTTACTCTTACAAGAACAAAATGGCTTGTACCGTACCGTAGACAAAGGCGCGATTACCTTTGGACAAACGAACAAACCATTTTTAAATGAGTATTTTGATGTCATGGCAGGATCATTGACTGTAAATGACCCGAATGTCTATGAAATATTCATCTTATTGAACGATGAATATGGTGTCGATAAACGTGTATTAGAAGCTTTCAATTTACCAATCGATGGATCGGTAGAATATACTGATTTGATTGGTAAAACCTTGGTTTCACCTTATTATAATGATTATTATGTCGCTGATTCCACGACCATTGCAGGAAAGACCATCTTTGATGAAAACCCGGATTTATCCGTCGCTTTCAACAACGGTATGGTACTTAAAGTATCTGCAGTTTTAGCCCCTAAAGCTGAAAATGTATTTACCATCGATGATGGTGTCTATCATTTAGATGACTTTAATCAAGTCTTATTGAGTAATGCATTAACCAGTGATATTGGGATTGCACAACAAAACTCAAATTATTATGTGATTGAATTTAAAGCTCAAGGTCAAAGCACCAGACCTGCTGGCGCGAACTTCTTCGTAGCAGATTTGGAAAGACCGCTCATTGAGTCCTTCTTAGGTGTGGATCAAAAACCAGTATCTATCAGCATTTATCCAGTATCTTACGAATCCAAAGAAGGCATCATTGATGTCATCGATGCTTACAATAAAGCCGCAGCAGAAGGCGATCAAATCATCTATTTAGACCTCGCTGAAACCATTGGTTCAGCCTTAGGTAGTGTGGTGAACATGATTTCAATTGTGTTGGTCATTTTCGCTGGTATATCGTTAGTGGTATCCTCCATCATGATTGGTATCATTACCTATGTATCGGTCATTGAACGTACCCAAGAAATTGGGGTATTGCGTGCCTTAGGTGCGAGAAAGAAAGACGTCAAACGCGTCTTCAATTCTGAAACCTTCCTCATCGGTTTAACAGCAGGTATTTTGGGTTCAGTGATTACGTACATCTTATCCTTCCCAATCAATATCATTGTTGAAAACCTCAATGCGCAAATGGCGAACATCATGCAGCTATCGTGGGTGCATGTGCTTTCCATGATTGCCGTATCGATTTCATTGACATTCATCGCTGGATTATTCCCTGCATCGTTAGCAGCGAAGAAGAACCCAGTTGAAGCATTAAGAGCGAACGACTAA